One window of the Octopus sinensis unplaced genomic scaffold, ASM634580v1 Contig08735, whole genome shotgun sequence genome contains the following:
- the LOC115227929 gene encoding uncharacterized protein LOC115227929: MGLNKFKASNGWLEKFKQRHELKFRTLSGESASADHAIILNFLSELNIKVEQYGKENIFNCDETSLFIKLTSRKSFVKTGDSARGFKRNEQDLFIESLSKLNLRQVVTIISDAWNNVSADIIYNCWQKVFRQSPSDSSCINESSEEIFNNVIDECFNEIEDNDPNIYENISCEPSISQILSLMENLETNIFDLIPDSLHDLYLINNENR; this comes from the exons ATGGGCTTAAACAAGTTTAAAGCTTCAAATGGATGGTTAGAAAAATTCAAGCAgaggcatgaattaaaattccgaACATTGTCAGGCGAATCCGCATCTGCTGATCATgcgataattttgaattttttatcagAATTAAATATCAAAGTTGAACAATATGGAAAGGAGAACATTTTTAATTGTGACGAAACTTCTCTTTTTATCAAACTTACTTCACGTAAATCATTCGTGAAAACTGGTGATTCGGCACGGGGCTTTAAAAGGA acGAACAGGATTTGTTTATAGAGTCTTTATCCAAATTAAATTTGCGGCAAGTGGTAACAATAATCTCAGATGCTTGGAATAATGTATCTGCGGATATTATTTATAACTGCTGGCAAAAGGTTTTTCGACAATCTCCATCAGACTCGAGTTGCATAAATGAatcatctgaagaaatatttaataatgttattgATGAATGTTTTAATGAAATAGAAGATAATGATCCAAATATCTATGAGAATATAAGCTGCGAACCATCAATATCACAAATTTTAAGTTTGATGGAAAACTTAGAGACAAACATCTTTGATTTGATTCCAGATTCTCTTCATGATTT atATTTAATTAACAACGAAAATCGTTAA